A single Acidaminococcales bacterium DNA region contains:
- a CDS encoding BamA/TamA family outer membrane protein: protein MKGQAAATLFLCCLPLAMAAAAPVPGDDTYSRPISEIDRSLPALEREQTAEELRRESRRVDREEKQKKGDAAAKAAQGQELSVFLRKVEFTASKVLTAEELAAITQKYEQKEIGAQGLYGIVEEINALYRERGYLTAMALLPQQEIKDGVVKIILLEGVVGEVELAGARSTKASYILKRVRIPKGVILDFKELDKQLQWFNGTNDVKLYIELRAGRQPGTTDFFLTAREPEKVAGIVFADNAGNKSTGEARIGLGFSDSSLTGSRDALSMAVLFSSDSYTGMANYTLPVTRRGGKVTAYYNRSKLKITEDDVNSLNIRGSSSTFGLTYTHPLIIRSRLRQELIFDAQSQSSRTSVLGVNFADSREKRLSLGMAVTRYKPGEVFYLKPSIVYGSYDNRVWQENRKVKKFALDVFWQRQTRSNVIYSARLNGQWSFDKFLPAADQFYLGGLYSVRGYEENVLSADSGLSLNIEARVPLKTPKLSALFFSDFGMVSGPNALSSKNLFSIGGGLQYEFARNGSLALTVGIPLQKKVNDVKADAMRLHFSLNYKF, encoded by the coding sequence TTGAAAGGGCAAGCCGCCGCGACTTTATTCTTATGCTGCCTGCCGCTTGCCATGGCCGCCGCCGCCCCCGTTCCCGGCGACGATACCTACAGCCGCCCCATAAGCGAAATAGACCGCTCCTTGCCGGCCTTGGAGCGCGAACAGACGGCGGAAGAGCTGCGGCGCGAGTCGCGGCGGGTAGACCGGGAAGAAAAGCAAAAAAAGGGGGATGCGGCGGCCAAAGCGGCCCAAGGGCAGGAGCTGTCCGTATTTCTCCGCAAGGTGGAGTTTACCGCTTCCAAGGTGCTGACCGCCGAAGAACTGGCCGCCATAACGCAAAAATACGAGCAAAAGGAAATCGGCGCGCAGGGGCTTTACGGCATTGTCGAAGAAATCAACGCCCTTTACCGGGAGCGCGGCTACCTGACGGCCATGGCCCTTTTGCCGCAGCAGGAAATCAAGGACGGCGTGGTGAAAATCATCCTGCTCGAAGGCGTGGTGGGCGAGGTGGAACTGGCCGGGGCGCGTTCCACCAAGGCGTCTTATATCTTAAAGCGCGTGCGGATACCCAAAGGGGTCATCCTGGACTTTAAGGAACTGGACAAACAGTTGCAATGGTTCAACGGCACTAACGACGTCAAGCTTTATATTGAGCTGCGCGCCGGCCGACAGCCGGGCACGACGGATTTCTTCCTGACGGCGCGCGAGCCGGAAAAGGTCGCGGGCATAGTGTTCGCCGACAACGCCGGCAACAAAAGCACTGGCGAGGCGCGGATAGGGCTGGGGTTCTCGGACAGCAGCCTGACCGGGTCGCGGGACGCTTTGAGCATGGCCGTTCTGTTTTCTTCCGATTCTTACACCGGCATGGCAAATTACACTTTGCCCGTTACGCGGCGGGGCGGCAAGGTAACGGCCTATTACAACCGCAGCAAGCTCAAGATTACGGAAGACGACGTGAACAGTTTGAACATCAGGGGCAGTTCCTCGACTTTCGGCCTGACCTATACCCATCCCCTGATCATCAGGTCAAGGCTGCGGCAGGAACTTATATTTGACGCGCAAAGCCAGTCGTCCCGCACCAGCGTCTTGGGCGTCAATTTCGCGGACAGCCGGGAAAAGCGGCTGTCCTTGGGCATGGCCGTTACAAGGTACAAACCGGGGGAGGTTTTTTATCTCAAGCCGTCCATCGTTTACGGGTCTTACGACAATCGCGTTTGGCAGGAAAACCGCAAGGTAAAAAAGTTTGCCCTCGACGTTTTCTGGCAAAGGCAAACCCGCTCCAATGTAATCTACAGCGCCAGGCTGAACGGCCAATGGTCCTTCGACAAGTTCCTGCCCGCCGCCGACCAGTTTTACCTTGGCGGGCTCTACAGCGTGCGCGGCTACGAGGAGAACGTCCTCAGCGCCGACAGCGGCCTGAGCCTCAACATAGAAGCCAGGGTGCCCTTGAAAACGCCGAAACTGAGCGCGCTCTTTTTCAGCGACTTCGGCATGGTTTCCGGCCCCAACGCCCTTTCCAGCAAAAACCTCTTCTCCATCGGCGGCGGCCTGCAATACGAGTTTGCCCGGAACGGGTCTTTGGCACTGACGGTCGGTATCCCGCTGCAAAAAAAGGTCAACGATGTGAAAGCCGATGCGATGCGCCTGCATTTTTCTTTGAATTACAAGTTTTAG